A single Candidatus Dependentiae bacterium DNA region contains:
- a CDS encoding NAD(P)H-dependent glycerol-3-phosphate dehydrogenase, producing MTITILGEGAWATACASLLAHNGHTVTLWCRTPQVQADIHFNNKNYLYAPFASELSPLIKSTCNLQQAIEEAELIFQAIPVKFLRSVLEQAKPFILPTTRWVLLSKGIETTSLLVSSQILESVLGYSPELAILSGPSFAQEVIEKKFTAVMLASTNLPLSTLVKQLIQTSYFKTVSTPDILGVQAAAALKNCIALGAGFIQEAYASDNMRALFITQALGELSTLLKALGADASTLSSLAGLGDCILTAFSTQSRNTHVGKSLAQGITLAHITHNSLTIPESINTLQALKELANKYKLDLPLHVALYKLVYEKAHPSILHTALSDSLANLST from the coding sequence ATGACTATAACTATTTTAGGTGAAGGAGCATGGGCAACAGCATGCGCTTCTCTTTTAGCCCATAACGGCCATACTGTTACTTTGTGGTGCAGAACTCCACAAGTACAAGCAGATATACACTTTAATAATAAAAATTACTTGTATGCACCCTTTGCATCTGAGTTAAGCCCGCTTATAAAAAGCACCTGCAACTTGCAACAAGCAATAGAAGAAGCTGAGCTTATTTTTCAAGCAATACCAGTAAAGTTTTTACGTTCTGTGCTTGAGCAAGCTAAGCCATTTATCTTGCCAACTACCCGATGGGTACTGCTTAGTAAAGGCATAGAAACTACAAGCTTATTAGTATCAAGCCAGATACTAGAGTCTGTCCTTGGCTATAGTCCTGAGCTCGCTATTCTTTCAGGCCCTAGTTTTGCTCAAGAAGTTATAGAAAAAAAGTTTACCGCTGTTATGCTTGCAAGCACAAACTTACCCTTAAGCACTTTAGTCAAACAGCTTATCCAAACGAGTTATTTTAAAACAGTTAGCACTCCGGATATACTTGGTGTACAAGCAGCAGCTGCATTAAAAAATTGTATAGCTTTAGGTGCTGGTTTTATACAAGAAGCATACGCAAGTGATAATATGCGAGCTTTATTTATCACCCAAGCACTTGGCGAACTTTCTACACTACTAAAAGCTCTTGGGGCCGATGCTAGCACGCTCTCCAGCTTAGCAGGCCTAGGTGATTGTATATTAACCGCTTTTAGCACACAAAGTCGCAATACGCACGTAGGCAAATCTCTTGCTCAAGGGATTACACTTGCGCATATAACCCACAACTCTCTTACTATTCCTGAAAGTATTAATACACTTCAAGCCCTTAAAGAACTTGCTAATAAGTATAAGCTCGATTTACCTTTACACGTAGCTCTATACAAACTAGTCTACGAAAAAGCTCATCCAAGCATACTACATACGGCTCTGTCAGATTCTTTGGCAAACCTCTCAACATAA
- the uppS gene encoding di-trans,poly-cis-decaprenylcistransferase: MEHLALIMDGNRRWAKKRALAPWLGHNQGIESVRIALEFCLKNSINYLSLYVFSLENFKRAPDEVQFLFDLFIKQAEQMLPELIKNGIQITFIGDKTYFPEHLLPTIQTLEAQTQHLTTLKLALLFCYGGRQEIVTAAQQLAYAVKSKKIEPQDITQELFARHLWSHALPDPDLIIRTGGVKRLSNFLLYQAAYSELYFLDILWPDITYKHFEDALSDYQQRSRNFGS, encoded by the coding sequence ATGGAGCATCTTGCACTGATAATGGATGGCAATCGTCGTTGGGCAAAAAAAAGAGCACTTGCCCCATGGCTTGGCCATAACCAAGGTATTGAATCAGTGCGTATAGCGCTTGAATTTTGCTTGAAAAATAGTATTAATTACTTGTCGCTATACGTATTTTCTCTAGAAAACTTTAAGCGCGCACCTGATGAAGTACAGTTTCTTTTTGATCTCTTTATCAAGCAAGCTGAACAAATGCTTCCTGAGCTTATAAAAAACGGTATACAGATAACTTTTATAGGTGATAAAACCTATTTTCCTGAACATCTGCTGCCTACTATACAAACACTAGAAGCTCAAACACAGCACCTGACAACACTTAAATTAGCTCTGCTTTTTTGTTATGGTGGCCGCCAGGAAATAGTAACAGCTGCTCAACAATTAGCTTATGCAGTTAAAAGCAAAAAAATAGAGCCCCAAGATATTACTCAAGAGCTTTTTGCCCGGCACTTATGGTCACATGCGTTGCCTGACCCGGACTTAATTATCAGAACGGGCGGCGTTAAGCGCTTAAGCAACTTTTTGTTGTATCAAGCAGCTTACAGTGAACTTTATTTTCTTGATATTTTATGGCCAGATATTACTTATAAACACTTTGAAGATGCTTTAAGTGATTATCAGCAACGCTCAAGAAATTTTGGCTCATGA
- a CDS encoding HAD family phosphatase, whose translation MKYKALIFDMDGTIVDTSPLWNAVTKELLCRKTTSLCPKVHAQLTQDLHGLAMHKACALIKERLELSEHVEDLITEKSAIACLLYQKGITFIPGFENFYAFIKNNLKTAIATNADDATLALSIEALKLDTYFNEHIYNISHVDNICKPHPAIYVYAAKKLGVDPQDCIALEDSAHGIKSAKAAGMYCIGINTSKDLEQLKQADMIIDGYDELIDHPLFSFKK comes from the coding sequence ATGAAATATAAAGCACTTATTTTTGATATGGACGGCACTATTGTTGATACTTCACCTTTATGGAATGCAGTAACTAAAGAGCTTTTGTGCCGTAAGACAACCTCTTTATGCCCTAAGGTGCATGCACAGCTCACGCAAGACTTGCATGGACTTGCTATGCATAAAGCATGCGCTTTAATAAAAGAGAGATTAGAGTTATCAGAGCACGTAGAGGATCTGATAACAGAAAAATCAGCTATTGCTTGTTTACTGTATCAAAAAGGGATAACCTTTATTCCTGGCTTTGAGAACTTTTATGCTTTTATTAAAAATAACCTAAAAACTGCTATAGCAACTAACGCAGACGATGCTACTCTTGCACTTTCTATTGAAGCTCTTAAACTTGATACCTATTTTAATGAGCATATTTACAATATTTCACATGTTGATAATATATGTAAACCACATCCGGCTATTTATGTATATGCAGCCAAGAAGCTTGGTGTTGATCCTCAAGACTGTATTGCTCTAGAAGATTCAGCTCATGGTATTAAGTCTGCTAAGGCTGCTGGTATGTATTGCATTGGTATTAATACCTCAAAAGATCTTGAACAGTTAAAGCAAGCTGATATGATTATAGACGGTTACGATGAGCTTATTGATCATCCACTATTTAGCTTTAAAAAATAA
- a CDS encoding MBL fold metallo-hydrolase, translating to MPYKNKPHRIVPHIHKGRFYNHEGEKKPHVFIPSVTMLLKSHFRKQTEKATMLNWVERSEPVQRSEQLTITWIGHATFLIQIGTINILTDPVFGSLSLLYPRILPEGIPFKQLPPIDFVLISHNHRDHMDAHTLQLLKHQAGIKFLVPQGDKKWFRDRGFDKVIENNWWDHQVYVAAANGTTRIEFTFLPAFHWSQRGVFDYNKSLWGSWMISCNGTTIYFGGDTAYSHHFKCISQEFPVIDFALIPIGPCEPRSIMRTSHINAEEAGQAFRDLGAKHFIPMHWGTYFFGTDNFMLPLDRLNAWWGTANLESDKQLHWIKAGQRITFDTPTIYQRKVPHFSLLEI from the coding sequence ATGCCATATAAAAATAAACCCCATCGCATAGTTCCTCATATCCATAAAGGCCGTTTTTATAATCATGAAGGTGAAAAAAAACCGCATGTTTTTATTCCTTCAGTAACTATGCTCCTTAAAAGCCATTTTCGCAAACAGACAGAAAAAGCAACTATGCTCAACTGGGTAGAGCGCAGTGAGCCTGTGCAGCGCAGCGAGCAACTTACTATTACTTGGATAGGCCACGCTACATTTCTGATTCAGATTGGTACTATAAATATACTAACCGATCCTGTTTTTGGTAGTCTTTCTTTATTGTATCCACGCATTTTACCTGAAGGTATACCGTTTAAACAATTACCGCCCATTGATTTTGTATTGATTTCTCATAATCATCGTGATCACATGGATGCTCATACGTTACAACTGTTAAAACATCAAGCGGGAATCAAGTTTTTAGTGCCTCAGGGTGATAAAAAATGGTTTAGAGATCGTGGATTTGATAAAGTTATAGAAAATAATTGGTGGGACCATCAAGTATACGTAGCAGCTGCTAATGGTACTACGCGTATAGAGTTTACTTTTTTGCCAGCATTTCACTGGTCGCAACGTGGTGTTTTTGATTATAATAAGTCTCTTTGGGGTAGTTGGATGATTTCATGTAATGGCACCACTATCTATTTTGGTGGCGATACTGCTTATAGTCACCATTTTAAGTGTATAAGCCAGGAGTTTCCTGTAATAGATTTTGCTCTTATACCTATAGGACCATGCGAACCACGCTCAATTATGCGTACGTCCCATATTAATGCCGAAGAAGCTGGACAAGCTTTTAGAGATTTAGGAGCTAAGCATTTTATTCCTATGCATTGGGGCACTTATTTTTTTGGAACAGACAACTTTATGTTGCCACTTGATAGGCTTAATGCTTGGTGGGGTACAGCTAACTTAGAGTCTGATAAACAGTTGCATTGGATAAAAGCCGGTCAAAGGATAACATTTGATACGCCTACTATTTACCAGCGCAAAGTACCACACTTCAGCTTGCTTGAGATCTGA